The window ACGCAAGGAAAGCCACGCCCGTCCGagccagagagaggaaggggcCCGCTGGAGTTGGAAGTGGGATTAGCCGTGGACTGCTGGGTCCCAACTCCTCCATTCTCCATGGAGCCCTGTGGGGCTAGAGTAGGTGCAGCAAGGATAGATTGTGGAGGGGTTGCTCCTCCCTGATTCTGAGCTTGGCTTCCGTCCACTGACTTCTCCTCCCCACTGGTTCCACGACCCGTGTCTTTGGGTGCAGACGACTGCATTGGGCCCTGCTGCTTGCGGACCGAGGCTGAGGACTTGGAGGCCCAGCCTTGAGGGTCGGCCCTGGATCCTGACCTGTGACCTCCAGCCATTCCTCCTCCGGCTCCACCACTTCTATAGATGctgccacctcctcctcctcctcctccaccccccctaCCCCTCCTAGAGGGCACCCCTCTGGGGGTGAACACCCGGGCCTGGGAGCCTCTGGATGGGGCGGAGCCGCCACTGGTAAAGTTATCTGTGCCACTGCCATTCTTGGTGCTGGATTTGCGGTCTTCCTTGTCTGACTGGGCCAGGTCGCTGGCGGCACTCTCACTGCCCGTCTCCGAccccctctgcctcctcctcttggGGACCTCCTCGTATTCTGAACCCTCGCTGCGGGTCTCGCTGTGGTTACGGGCGCGCCCCGGGTTGGCTTGCGACCCCCCTCGGTTGCGCCTTGCCCCCGATGTCTCGTCATTGAATTCTTGGTGGTAGCCGCCGCCAGCTCGGTAGTCCCGGCTGCTCCTGCTGCCTGCTGCCCTGCCACGGCTAACACTGCCACCCCCGGCCGTGCCCGTGTAAGTGCCCCGGTAACCTCGGCCACGCCCGTAGAACTCGCCACCTCGTCCTCGGCTGGCTCTGCTACCACGGGCCGAGCCGCCGTGGTATGATGCACCCCTCTCCAACGAGCGCTCTCTGTCCCGCCTATTGGATGAGGGGCCAGAGTACCCTGATGAGGGGGTGGGGTTGACACCGTCTTTGGGACCTTTGCCCACTCCTCCTCGTTCGTTCGCCGCTCGGTCCTTCCATCCGTTTCTGGGTTTGGAAACGGTCTGAGCCAGTTCTTCTTTACCAGACACTGCAGAGGAGCTCTGTGGGCCGGAGGATGTTTCCTGCTTGACTGATGAATTGCCTCCGTCTTTGTCTTTTCCAGAGCCTCCTCCGCTGGTCTTTTCTCCTCCCTcgccctccccaccctctcttttCATCTCCTTCAGCACAGGCCTCTTGATAGGCCCTGCCCTCTTATTGGTGTTGCTGCCGCCGCTAGGTTTGTTGTGGTCAGACGCTGTTGGGTGATTGGATGAATCCTCCCCTCCGCGGTTGTTtccgctccctcctctcctgttgttcGAGGGGCCTCCTGCGTTGCTGCTGCCGGGCCGTGGCCCCCACTGGGTCTCAGTCTTGTGTTCCCTCCCCCCTCGCTCCCGCTGGTTGGGCTTGGGATCACGGTGGTGCTGCTCCTGGCCCTGCCTCTGCGGCTGCAGCTGGGACTGTTGAGACGTCACAGAGGACTGAGAGTGGCTGTGGCCCATCTTATCCTGCTTCATCTCTCTGCTGCTTCCTGCATCATGTCTCTGCCCGGTTCCTGTGTCAGCCTTGCGCTGAGGTGGGGGGAGATGCACGACCGCTTTGCCGCTGCCGTCGTCCCTGgctgaggacgaggaggaggaggatgagcaggaggagagggacggCTGTTGGAGTGGGGGCGAGGGGTCACCCTTCTTGGGAGCTTCGCCTCCTCTCTCACCGCGGCCATTCTCGGGCttgtgggggtggaggggaaaGTGGGAGGGGCCTTGGTGTTGTTGATGACCATGGTGTTGTTGGTTTTGAGGGTGGTGGAGGTTGTTATTCTCCAGGGGGGAGAGGTCAGTGCGCCCATTGCGGTCGTAGTGGGGGTGGGGGGCCCCCCAGACCTGGCCCTGTTGCTGGCCAACCTTGTGGCCCTGGCCCTCATCCTGGTGGCTGAAGCCTCCACCACTCCCCCTCTGTTGCTGCTGGTGTAGGGCCATGCGGGAGCCCTGGTCGGGAAAGTTGCTGTAGTTGCCCCGGCCACCCATGTaggactggtggtggtgggggtggtggctgCCTCCTCCCTGGCCCCCCACCAGAGTGCCCACAGGGGGTGGGGTCTGGTTGGAGGAGCCCGAAACAGAGTTGGGCTGCTGGATGGGCCCTGGCCCTCCCTCTCGCATACCACGGACTGGAGGGGTGTCACTCCTAAATTAAAAAACAGCGATTTAATAAAAACCTTTATTCCATAAACCGTATACTGTACTTATAAAACTGACTGGATTCATGTATTAATCTCATTTGATTTCAACTAATACATATTTTCCTATTCAAACAGTATTGTATGATTTGCTCATTAAACGGATACTTGAGGATTGGCCCTTTATCTATTTccacagagtcagatgaacttgtggataccacttttatgtctctgtgtccagtattaAGGAAATTAGAGGTAGTTTCATGAGCCAAAGCTAACTAGCAACTTCCTTCGAACTACATGCAGagataaaaatggtatccactaaTTAATCAGACTCTAGGGAAggagataaagggcctcattgccaaaaatATCCCTTTAAATGATTGTGAGTGACATCTGACACGCCCCCCTCAGTCTTACCTAGGCCCTTTGCCACTGACATCATCCTCTTCCAGTGCCTGCTTCTGTCTCAGAGGGGAGCTCAGTCCCCTGCCTTCGCTGCCCCCAGGGAACACCTCAGGCCCCCAGGCCAGTTTGGGATCCATGGGAGGTGTCCCACGATTGGGGTGTCCCGGGTGCTGCTGCCTGTCGAAGGTGTCCGAACCAGAGCCCCCCGAATCGGAGCGCTCTCGCCCCATCATCCCTGAAACAGAAATGGTTAGGGAAAAAAGTCATACTCAATTATAAAAATTATAGCTGGCAACCTGGTGCCATTTCCTATAACATATAAACATTATTGCATTATCATAATCTAAATATTCAACATTTGAATCTGGTTTGCACAAATCTGCCATTGACCTGCAAATTCAGATTCTGCCCTATGGCAAAATACCAACTCCTTGACTGAATATTTTATATATCAAACCAGACTACCATGAGTACCCACCTGCATGTTGCATGTTGGGCGGGTAGTAGTCCATGGGCCCTGGAGGTCTACCCTGCATGCCCCCTTGCATCATCCGGGGGTCCATGTAGGGCATCATCATCCAGCGCGGGTCAAAGTTCATGGGCAGGGGCTGGGGGCCGCGGCCCATGGAGCCCTGTGGCGGGTACTGAAGGGACCCTGACTGCTGCTGCTTTGGACCCTGGGTCTGAGTGGTGGCCCCCGGAGAAGGGCCCTGCTGCTGGGGGGCCTGCTGAGGCTGCTGGGGTGGGAGCTGCTGCTGGCTCTGTTGGGCTGcttggctgtgctgctgctgccactgctgctgctgcttcatcAGCTGCTCCTGAAGACACCAAATGGGAGAGAtgttataatatacagtgcattcgtaaagtgttcaaaccccttcacttttgacattttgttatgttacagctttactctaatttgtttttaaattatttattttttccctcatcaatctacacacaatacaccataatgacaaaggaaaaaaatgtttaaaaaaaaaaatctattaaaaaaaaaaaaaaaacatttatataaATGTATTTAGACCCTtcactatgagactcgaaattgagctctggtgcatcctgtttccattgattatccttgagaaatctctacaacttgattggagtccacctgtggtaaattcaattagttggacatgatttggaaaggcacacacctgtctatataagatcccacagttgacagtgcatgtcagagccaaaaccaagccgaatgaattgtccgtagatctgagacaggattatgtcaagGCACATATCtagtgaagggtaccaaaaaatgtctgtggGATTGAAgttcccaaagaacacagtggcatccatcactcatgaatggaagaagtttggaaccaccaagactctccctagagctggccgcccggccaaactgagaaatcggagaaggagggccatggtcagggaggtgaccaagaacccaatggtcactctgacagagctccagagttcctctctggaaatgggagaaccttccagaagaacagtcatctctgcagcactccaccaatcaggcctttatggtagtggccagacggaagcccctcagtagaaggcacatgacaccccgcatggagtttgccaaaaggcacctaaagggctcAGACCATGAgtaaccagattctctggtctgatgaaaccaagattgaactctttggcctgaatgccaagcgtcacgtctggaggaaaccaggcaccatttATCATCTGACCAataccattcctacggtgaagcatggtggtggcagcatcatgctgtggggatgtttttcagcagcagggactggaagactcgtcaggatcgagggaaagaggaacggagcaaagtacagagatccttgatgaaaacctgctccagtgcgctcagactggggcgaaggttcaccttccaacaggacaatgaccctaagcacatagccaagactacgcaggagtgacttcgggacaagtctctgaatgtccttgagtggcccagccagagaccggatttgaacccgatctaacatctctggagagaactgacaatagctgtgcagcaacgctccccacccaacctgacagagcttgagaggatctacagagaagaatgggagaaactccccaaataacaGGTTCACCAAGCTTGTAGCTTGGCTCGttctgtgctgtgtgcaccttcccttcccacaaaaaaaataaaaataaatcacaaccacacacacacaaaccaatcCACTCGCAACAGATGAAATACCACGTCTTCCTATCTGAAAAGCGGTTTAAACTCGCTATTTttatttgaggtttggtccaacagaaatCGGTCAAAATGTACACCGAAACACATTAAGACATTTTACTGTAACAGAGGATACTGGAAAATGAATGCTCAGTTTGTTGCGCGCAGCCTTGCGGTACCGCTAGCTGGCAGCATTTTAGCCAGACGTGCTAGCCGTGTAGTCTGTCATAAATGTGCAATGAGCATAAAAATACAGATTTATGTCAGGAATTGACATCAaattctcattctgagaaataataGCCAGGTAGGCCACTTAATTAACATCGAAACAAAGTGGAcagttcaaacagttggagatggACAGGAGGGTTCAtaactgttctaccttgttagctagcaaatagatccaagttggctatttattttatttatttatttatttaacctttatttaaccaggtaggcaagttgagaacaagttctcatttacaattgcgacctggccaagataaagcaaagcagttcgacagatacaacgacacagagttacacatggagtaaaacaaacatacagtcaataatacagtataaacaagtctatatacaatgtgagcaaatgaggtgagaagggaggtaaaggcaaaaaaggccatggtggcaaagtaaatacaatatagcaagtaaaacactggaatggtagttttgcaatggaagaatgtgcaaagtagaaataaaaataatggggtgcaaaggagcaaaataaataaataaattaaaattaaatacagttgggaaagaggtagttgtttgggctaaattataggtgggctatgtacaggtgcagtaatctgtgagctgctctgacagttggtacTTAAAGctatagtgagggagataagtgtttccagtttcagagatttttgtagttcgttccagtcattggcagcagagaactggaaggagaggcggccaaagaaataattggttttgggggtgactagagagatatacctgctggagcgtgtgctacaggtgggagatgctatggtgaccagcgagctgagataaggacaTCATCATCTAGACTTGAAATACAAAAGATTAGCAGGCTACTCACTAGCACATGGGCTggtgcttgagagattgttttGGAATTATGTGTTCATTTTCTGTAATACCTTGTTTGTCATTATTAGATATGCATGGTTTTGGTTGAATTTGTCACAAAAAGGGGATTTTCATAGATAAGACATGGACGCCAGATGAGTgattgagagaaaaaaagaagaaggtTGAACTATTTTTATAAAATATTTGCATTATTAGTTGGTCTTATGGTTGTGAAAGGCTTATAatttagcctaggtataattTGACAATCCCTGAATGAGAATGCTGACCGTTTGAAATGTAGTGTATTGACTTAATTGTGCAACAAAGCTTATTTAGGGAATgaatatccatccatccatctctcaaacaccttcctagtattgagttgcaccccattttcccctcagaacagcctcaatttgttggggaatggactctacaaggtgtcaaaggcgttccactgggatgctggcccatgttgactccaatgcttggcACAGTtgagtcaagttggctggatgtcctttgggtggtggcccattcttgatacacacagaaaatTGTTGAgcgttaacttcttggtgacacggggcagtattttcacggccggatgaaatgcatgcccaaatttaactgcctgctactcatccccataagattagatatgcatattattggttgatttggatagaaaacactgaagtttctaaaactgtttgaatcatgtctgcgagtataacagaacttatgtagcaggcgaaaccttgaggaaaaaccattcagatttttttgtttttgaggtcactcttttcattgagttttcattgggaatcctgatttctaagggaccttcttgcagttcctaccgtttccactggatgtcaccagtctttagaaattggttgaggttttttcTTTGCgtaaatgaagaagtagccctgttcaaaacgagggtcacttcaagtgtactgttagatagaggcgcatgaccagaaaggtagtgtcagtttgttttcttcctgtattgaacacagatcatcccgtcttcaattttatcaattatttactttaaaaaatacctaaagttgtattgcaaaagtagtttgaaatgttttggcaaagtttacagttaacttttgagatattttgtagccacgttgcgcaagttggaaccagtgtttttctggatcaaacaagccaaataaattgacattttggatatatatcgacggaattaatcaaacaaaaggaccatttgtgatatttatgggacatattggagtgccaacaagagaagctcgtcaaaggtaaggcatgatttatatttttatttctgcgttttgtgtcgcgcctgcaggctTGCAGGTACAACCAGGAATACAATTTTCCCGAAGTGAATCCTTTGTTCGCACCcaccagggcaattgaactgattccagaggccgacccaaaacaacgccgggaagaagggcgggggtgtatgtttcatgattaacaactcatggtgcaattgtgataacatacaggaactcaagtcgttgcgagcatcctgtcgggctgtatcaccgcctggtacggtccaccagagggtggtgtggtctgcccaacgcatcatcggggcaaactacctgccctccaggacacctacagcactcaatgtcacaggaaggccaaaaagataaatCAAGGACaacacccgagtcactgcctgttcaccccactatcatccagaaggtgaggtcagcacaggtgcatcaaagctgggactgagagactgaaaaacagattatagttcaagaccatcagactgttaaatagccatcacgagcacattagaggctgctgcctatatacatagacttgaaatcactagccactttaatgtttacctatcttgcattactcatctcatatgtatatactctattctattttactgtatttactgtctatgccgctctgacattgctcatccatatatttataattcatcattcctttacttagatttgtgtgtattgggcatatgttgtgaaattgttagatattacttgtttgatattactgcactgtcggagctagaaacataagcattttgttacacccgcaataacatctgctaaacaagtGTAATTgaccaataaaatatgatttgatgtCTCAAGTAGAGGTCAGCCGATTAAttcgggccgatttcaagttttcataacaatcggaaatctgtatttttggacaccaaatTTGctgaattttattttatttattaaaaaatatattttttacacctttatttaactaggcaagttagttaagaacacaatcttattttcaatgacggcctaggaacggtggggcagaacgacagatttttaccttgtcagctcggggattcaatcttgcaaccttacagttaactagtccaacgctctaaccacctgattacattgcactccacgaggagcctgcctgttacacgaatgcagtaagaagccaaggtaagttgctagctagtattaaacttcttataaaaaacaatcaatcaatcataatcactagttaactacacatggttgatgataatactagtttatctagcatgtcctgcgttgcatataatcgatgcggtggcATTCgtaaaaaaggactgtcgttgctccaacgtgtaccaaaccataaacatcaatgcctttcttaaaatcaatacacaagtaaatattttttaaacctgcatatttagttaatattgcctgctaacatgttTTTCTTCTAACTAGGAAAAatggtgtcacttctcttgcaacagagtcagggtaaatgctaggcagcccaaactgctgctcattgcaaactgtgtgaagactatttcttcctaacaaagacagccaacttcgccaaacgggggatgatttaacaaaatctcatttgcgaaaaaagcacaatcgttgcacctaaccataaacatgcctttcttaaaatgccttaaaatcaatacacagaagtatattttttttaaacctgcatatttagctaaaataaatccaggttagcaggcaatattaaccaggtgaaattgtgtcacttctcttgcgttcattgcacgcagagtcagggtatatgcgacAGTTTGGGCctcctggctcgttgcgaactaatttgccagaattttacgtaattatgacataacattgaaggttgtgcaatgtaacaggaatatttagacttatggatgccacccgttagataaaatacggaacggttccgtaattcactgaaagaataaacatcttgttttcgagatgatagtttccagattcgaccatattaatgacctaaggctcgtatttctgtgtgttattatgttataattaagactatgatttgatagagcggtctgactgagcgatgcaccagcaggctcgtaagcattcattcaaacagcactttcgtgcgttttgccattgcgctgtttatgacttcaagcctatcaactcccgagattaggctggtgtaatcaatgtgaaatggctagctagttagcggggtgcgcgctaatagcgtttcaaacgtcactcgctctgagacattgagtagttgttccccttgctctgcatgggtaacgctgcttcgagggtggctgttgtcgatgtgttcctggttcgagcccaggtcgCGGCAAGGAGatggacggaagctatactgttacactggcaatactaaagtgcctataagaacatccaataatcaaaggtatatgaaatacaaatcgtacaGAGAgatatagtcctataattcctataataactactacaacaaacttcttacctgggaatattgaagactcgtgttaaaaggaaccaccagctttcatatgttctcatgttctgagcaaggaactgaaacgttagctttcttacatggcacatattgcacttttactttcttcttcaacactttgtttttgtattatttaaatcaaattgaacaggtttcattatttatttgaggctaaattgattttattgatgtattatattaagttaaaataagtgttcattcagtattgttgtaattgtcgaGGACGTCTATACCTACAACCACACTACAAGATGCCATGTTGAAAAAACAACTGCCTGGATGGAGAAACTGTACAATGACTGCTCTGCGAGTACAAAGCGCGAGCACAAACGTGACATTAATAACAAATTGTGGGACGTCTATGAACAGCCAGTCACACATCACTGCAACCAGCCATCACATTGAAGAGAAGTGGAGTCCCATGTACTGACAACTGAATAGAGGAGGGGGGGACAGCAGAGAACCAAAAACGTCATTCACTACCATCGTTGCTGAGTGGGTGGGGGACAGCAGTAAGGTCAGAGCCGTCTCTTAGGTAGCCAGTAGTGCGATAGATTGTACTGCATTGCCCCCTAGCAGTCATACCagtggtttatatacatcatgGGTCATATGCAGGACCATATGAATGGTGAATTCACGCCATATTATCGTTTAAACAATTTTATAAAATGGCAGttgaaagtattttttttaacccaCTAAATCAAAATGCTAAAATACTAAAATCTAGAAATTGTATACCCACAAACTTGCCATCATCGATAGCACCGAGCCATTATCAAtcatgtcaaccaatgcagtggtagAATGTTTTTTGTGATAAGTATGCTGATTGGCTGTGatcaaataattattttccatTGTAGTCGCTTATTTGTTTACTCACAATACCCTCTAATATCTTATTGATTGAAGGGAGTAGACTGATTGGTCGACTATTAGCAGACGTAAGGAATTTGTTGTCGTCTTTTGGGATTAGACACACCTTAGCATGCTCCCATACATTTGGATATTGACTGTTTTCCAGTGAccaattaaatatatatttcagaGGAGCTGCAATTGGGGAGTAGCATAGCGAAGATAAATATTGTCCATCAGATCATTATCCATAGATTTACCATTGGGTAATGACTTCAGTAGGTTATTAGACTGACCTGTTGCTGTCTCTGGAAGCGGGGAGGCAGGGACTTCTGGTACTTGGAGTAGCCCTGTCCCGGGGGGCCGCTGGCTTGGCGACTTGCTCCTCCTCCCATGCTTTCTACCTTCACTGGGTCTAccactcctccaccaccacctccgcTGCGGACGTGAGCACTATCTAGgatctcctccttcccttccccaggCACCAGGACCTCCAGAGGGGGCTGCTGCAGCTGGGGAGTGGGGGGCTGGGGACACACCTGGACATCTGgatgggaggaaggggagagaataTAGCAATGATATGCCACTGGTTGTTGGAAGAAGTAAGCAGATGTGAATAATACCAAGTCATGTGCTATACAATTAAGGAAGGTCAGTAAAGGTACTATTGTGAACTTAAGACGTGATAAAACAACAACTTCAAAGATGAACAACCGTTTGCGAAACACATACAAGCCTTTTGTCGACTGGCCCAAACATACCTTTTTAGAGATACCCACATCAAACGGCTAACCAAGTTGAAATATGAAGACAACACCAGAATGCTGGGTAAAAAaatagggctgttacggtgaccgtattaccaccacactgGCAGTCACAGTAAATAGGCTTCTCAAAAACTGCACTCTGATGCcgctataggctaggcctactattttTACTTCTCAACaatcctaatattaagcacactGCTTCGCCTTACAACCGGAGTAGCCTacctggcatgaaaatgaactgcggaaaaagcatcctccatttgaTATTTAAGTGCATAcggattacatgtattttttccccctgCCCGTGAccgacaggtgcatgataatggcccattctaaatcaaaatttcaaaaagtttggacacacctacacattccagttatttttctttatttattactattttctacattgtagaaaaatagtgaagacaaaaactacgaaataacacgttatcatcatgtactaaccaaaaaagtgttaaacaaatctaaatataattTACATGAGAtgcttcaaagtagacaccctttgccttgatgacagctatgtGTGTGCTAGAGGTTGCCCAATTAATCGCCATGGCCGATTAATTCTgcctttttggacgccgattatggccgattatattgcaatccacgaggagactgcgtggcaggctgaccacctgttacgtgagtgcaACATcgaaggaccttgtggctgcaaggaaccaagttaagttgctagctagcattaaacgtatctgataaaaaacaatcaatcttcacataatcactagttaactacacatggttgatgatattactacgTTAACTGGCTTGTCCTACGTTCAATATAATCAATGCGTTGCCAGTTAATTTATTGTCGAATCGCAGCCTACGTCAACTTAGCCAAacggatgatttaacaaaagcacattcgcGAAAAAATACCATGCGTTGTCCctcaccataaacatcaatgcctttcttaaaatcgaTACACAAAGTATATTTTCTTAAACCtgtatatttagttaaaataaattcatgttagcaggccaTATTAATTAGGGAAATGGTGTCACTtttcttgcgttcagtgcaagcagggTCAGGGCATATGCAGCAGTttaggccgcctggctcattgcgaactgtgtgaagacctaaaaaaaaaaggcACTTGTACTttctttttgcattatttaaaccaaactgAGCCcgtttatttatttgagactaaattgattttatttatgtattatattaaaataaaaaagtgttaaTTGTAACTGTTGTAATTgctattattacaaatatatataaaaatcggcaTCAGCtttttttttggccctccaataatcggtatctgtaatgaaaaatcataatcggtcgacctctagtgtgtgcagcctgcgcaAGAAACAGAGCAGAGCTCATGGCTTtgatgcaacttttttcaaatcatcattagagttgcatcatg of the Oncorhynchus tshawytscha isolate Ot180627B linkage group LG31, Otsh_v2.0, whole genome shotgun sequence genome contains:
- the LOC112229948 gene encoding protein PRRC2A isoform X1, which translates into the protein MSERSGQTAKGKDGKSKYASLNLFDTYKGKSLEAQKPVVPPRHGLQSLGKVASARRMPPPASLPSLKAENKGNDPNVSLVPKDGTGWASKQEPADPKSTDVLSAPQLESQQPVVSQTPAPTRPRTPPTPEVPPPVPATVSAQAAGARSWAQASVTHGAQGDGGKGSNQRSPFSREEFPTLQAAGDQEKAGREQGTADQLYGPGPSLRPPNMTSWRDVGGRALAPTGEGVAEGGPGGVLVMEGAAGGGQAGPPPLQQQQNPQSHGLPRNPPAGSPGLPQPPMGPGFPQYRGIMPPFMYPPFLPFPPPYGPQGPYRYPPPGEAPPRFRQQGQDGRGRPQGGPRGGGGEMVKRPSILKQDDLKELDELDHQDGDEGWAGAHEEIDYSAKLKFSDDEGEEDEERNERPERSERSESKNGAREMQRSQEGPPQVVQRSRVSDSGVARDTRRTPPSNADHDGPPPPSSKPGWAEEGCKSGWGSQGAHATYQGRRPGLGGSREQLSPPPGPLLHQGQGPYSYYRQDRNSPNQSSPVVAPETVSLAPGKVAPSSQLQQQQATSPVPGGPTPPPQTTGLLAPPTGEDEEETWRQRRKQSSSEISAAVERARRRREEEERRMEEERRAACAEKLKRLDEKAQQGGGGSSGGSKPPSLDGNSTTAGSPSPSLSASACSPNISQPPSPCVDLEEPPLAVQAVTRDLVPGPSPTDRQRANSNSSYDSNADVQVCPQPPTPQLQQPPLEVLVPGEGKEEILDSAHVRSGGGGGGVVDPVKVESMGGGASRQASGPPGQGYSKYQKSLPPRFQRQQQEQLMKQQQQWQQQHSQAAQQSQQQLPPQQPQQAPQQQGPSPGATTQTQGPKQQQSGSLQYPPQGSMGRGPQPLPMNFDPRWMMMPYMDPRMMQGGMQGRPPGPMDYYPPNMQHAGMMGRERSDSGGSGSDTFDRQQHPGHPNRGTPPMDPKLAWGPEVFPGGSEGRGLSSPLRQKQALEEDDVSGKGPRSDTPPVRGMREGGPGPIQQPNSVSGSSNQTPPPVGTLVGGQGGGSHHPHHHQSYMGGRGNYSNFPDQGSRMALHQQQQRGSGGGFSHQDEGQGHKVGQQQGQVWGAPHPHYDRNGRTDLSPLENNNLHHPQNQQHHGHQQHQGPSHFPLHPHKPENGRGERGGEAPKKGDPSPPLQQPSLSSCSSSSSSSSARDDGSGKAVVHLPPPQRKADTGTGQRHDAGSSREMKQDKMGHSHSQSSVTSQQSQLQPQRQGQEQHHRDPKPNQRERGGREHKTETQWGPRPGSSNAGGPSNNRRGGSGNNRGGEDSSNHPTASDHNKPSGGSNTNKRAGPIKRPVLKEMKREGGEGEGGEKTSGGGSGKDKDGGNSSVKQETSSGPQSSSAVSGKEELAQTVSKPRNGWKDRAANERGGVGKGPKDGVNPTPSSGYSGPSSNRRDRERSLERGASYHGGSARGSRASRGRGGEFYGRGRGYRGTYTGTAGGGSVSRGRAAGSRSSRDYRAGGGYHQEFNDETSGARRNRGGSQANPGRARNHSETRSEGSEYEEVPKRRRQRGSETGSESAASDLAQSDKEDRKSSTKNGSGTDNFTSGGSAPSRGSQARVFTPRGVPSRRGRGGGGGGGGGGSIYRSGGAGGGMAGGHRSGSRADPQGWASKSSASVRKQQGPMQSSAPKDTGRGTSGEEKSVDGSQAQNQGGATPPQSILAAPTLAPQGSMENGGVGTQQSTANPTSNSSGPLPLSGSDGRGFPCVPRDGFERPPRRRRHGRSQHQQDKPPRFRRLKERENAARINGGGRPSSPCQNYIQDVTDGAHKVVPSTGTAPNANHIATTTTNNNSSTGTHLGSSNANSHHHHYNQGNSGPAHSQQHHNPAGGAKSPDFSNQNSDQANEEWETASESSDFTEFREREGGGGKSYSSHHHHHPPGRGGGGGGGVGEREMTAKEQAANKRSFSSQRPGMERQNRRVNAGGREGGGGGRGPRGPPSGGGGGAGNGGGQRSERRGNWPSPKNRK